Proteins from a single region of Mytilus trossulus isolate FHL-02 chromosome 2, PNRI_Mtr1.1.1.hap1, whole genome shotgun sequence:
- the LOC134705896 gene encoding uncharacterized protein LOC134705896, with amino-acid sequence MIEKSVQKTIKLNKLSQPVCVDGLTDFKDISPPVEAAVGASNDDTVTENTPDNSTCMVDISAIVQEQVQLLIQNLFEKRLIDINANVLEVQPPGKPSSVILQNQRPHFDKFKSYDDQMSLMTNVDQDQVSYLDPRGKIDGSASTRSIQMFTCTPVEVPEGAPGDSDPIEWISFINKMATVLNIEPESSDTQQERPSFVSARLNPDKNDKKSAIKLPLEGTITDMVKSVEKKAISGHLKNRAVRGRDDKAFMVKKDAFNAFCSPPKLDDNIEEGLPIGHKGNSFKSGVNIPPFHRELDNDFRRMDNSARALFRAVSYGTMISAFLDEATCEDDRIEGRKELINCFRSMADLSGKIMANSVLSRRTLFLKNVNFISKSTEKKL; translated from the coding sequence atgattgaaaaaagtGTTCAGAAGACAATTAAATTGAACAAACTGTCTCAACCCGTCTGTGTAGATGGGTTGACAGATTTCAAAGACATAAGTCCACCTGTGGAGGCGGCAGTCGGAGCTTCAAATGACGACACTGTCACGGAAAACACACCTGACAACAGCACTTGTATGGTCGATATTTCGGCCATTGTACAAGAACAGGTACAATTACTAATACAAAACTTATTCGAAAAGAGATTGATTGATATCAATGCTAATGTTCTTGAAGTTCAACCTCCCGGAAAGCCTAGTTCTGTAATTTTGCAAAACCAAAGGCCACATTTTGACAAGTTCAAAAGCTATGACGATCAGATGTCTTTAATGACAAATGTTGATCAAGATCAAGTTTCTTATCTTGATCCAAGAGGAAAGATTGATGGGTCTGCATCGACACGATCTATTCAAATGTTTACATGCACACCAGTGGAGGTGCCAGAAGGGGCACCTGGGGATTCTGATCCAATTGAGTggatttcttttattaataaaatggcAACGGTTCTAAATATAGAACCCGAATCTTCTGATACTCAGCAGGAACGTCCTTCTTTTGTTTCGGCAAGACTAAATCCTGACaagaatgataaaaaatcaGCAATTAAATTACCTTTGGAAGGAACAATTACTGACATGGTAAAATCTGTAGAAAAGAAAGCTATCTCTGGTCATTTGAAAAACAGAGCTGTTCGTGGCAGGGATGATAAGGCTTTCATGGTTAAGAAAGATGCGTTTAATGCTTTCTGTAGTCCTCCTAAGTTAGATGACAATATTGAGGAAGGGCTACCTATTGGTCATAAAGGCAATTCTTTTAAATCTGGAGTTAATATTCCACCTTTTCACAGAGAATTAGATAATGATTTTCGTCGTATGGACAATTCTGCCAGGGCACTTTTTAGAGCAGTTTCATATGGTACTATGATTTCTGCCTTTTTGGATGAGGCAACTTGTGAAGATGACAGAATTGAAGGACGTAAAgaattaattaattgttttagaAGTATGGCTGATTTATCAGGCAAAATCATGGCAAATTCAGTATTAAGTAGACGAACACTTTTTCTGAAAAATGTTAACTTCATTAGTAAGTCGACAGAAAAGAAGTTGTAA